The Halogranum gelatinilyticum genome includes a window with the following:
- a CDS encoding MBL fold metallo-hydrolase, whose product MSDSAFPEPDVAVDATTPEELKAQLDDGDAVTVLDVRATNEFETWHIDGESATVVNVPYFDLLDGIPADLLDRLPDGQPVVVVCAKGGSSEFIAGLLNEEGVEATNLENGMKGWARIYEYAELDVESEATVAQYRRPSSGCLAYLVVSDGEAAVIDPLRAFADEYVQDARALGTELTYALDTHVHADHISGVRDVAAETGAEIVLPEAAVDRGVEYDVDYRTVADGDTLTVGTVDIDVIHTPGHTSGMTSYLIDDEVLLTGDGLFTESVARPDLEDGDDGAPDAAGTLYDTLQEKVLTLPDETLIAPAHFSGAATPRDDGTYAAAVGDLTARMPALEMDRAEFVEFVLSDMPPRPSNYEEIIATNLGQADATDEEAFELELGPNNCAASSEALTD is encoded by the coding sequence ATGAGTGATTCAGCGTTTCCCGAACCGGACGTCGCGGTCGACGCGACGACGCCCGAGGAACTGAAGGCACAGCTCGACGACGGCGACGCGGTGACCGTACTCGACGTCCGCGCGACGAACGAGTTCGAGACGTGGCACATCGACGGCGAGAGCGCGACCGTCGTCAACGTCCCGTACTTCGACCTGCTCGACGGCATCCCGGCGGACCTGCTCGACCGGCTCCCCGACGGCCAGCCGGTCGTGGTCGTCTGCGCGAAGGGGGGCTCCAGCGAGTTCATCGCCGGACTCCTGAACGAGGAGGGCGTCGAGGCGACGAACCTCGAAAACGGCATGAAGGGTTGGGCGCGGATCTACGAGTACGCCGAACTCGACGTCGAGAGCGAGGCGACGGTCGCCCAGTACCGCCGTCCCTCCAGCGGCTGTCTGGCCTACCTCGTCGTCTCCGACGGCGAGGCAGCCGTTATCGACCCGCTGCGCGCCTTCGCCGACGAGTACGTTCAGGACGCTCGCGCGCTCGGTACGGAACTGACGTACGCGCTCGACACGCACGTCCACGCCGACCACATCTCCGGCGTCCGTGACGTCGCAGCCGAGACGGGTGCCGAGATCGTCCTCCCCGAGGCCGCCGTCGACCGCGGGGTCGAGTACGACGTGGACTACCGGACCGTCGCCGACGGCGACACCCTGACCGTCGGCACCGTCGACATAGACGTGATTCACACGCCCGGGCACACGAGTGGGATGACGAGTTACCTCATCGACGACGAGGTGCTTCTCACCGGCGACGGGCTCTTCACCGAGAGCGTCGCTCGCCCGGACCTCGAAGACGGCGACGACGGCGCGCCCGACGCCGCCGGAACGCTCTACGACACCCTCCAGGAGAAGGTGCTCACGCTCCCCGACGAGACGCTGATCGCTCCCGCACACTTCAGCGGTGCAGCGACACCCCGCGACGACGGCACCTACGCGGCCGCCGTCGGCGACCTGACCGCGCGGATGCCCGCGCTGGAAATGGATAGAGCCGAGTTCGTCGAGTTCGTCCTCTCGGATATGCCACCCAGACCGAGCAACTACGAGGAGATCATCGCGACGAACCTCGGGCAAGCGGATGCGACCGACGAGGAAGCCTTCGAACTCGAACTCGGCCCGAACAACTGTGCGGCCAGCAGCGAGGCACTGACCGACTGA
- a CDS encoding sulfurtransferase TusA family protein, with protein MSSEIDVTDTLDVQGANCPMPVIKTKQATDGLAVGDVLEVVATDSGSMSDIKGWADSTAGVELVDQVEGDGVYTHYVRKTE; from the coding sequence ATGAGCAGCGAAATCGACGTCACCGACACGCTCGACGTACAGGGAGCAAACTGCCCGATGCCGGTCATCAAGACCAAGCAGGCCACCGACGGTCTCGCAGTGGGCGACGTGCTGGAAGTCGTCGCCACCGACTCCGGCAGCATGAGCGACATCAAGGGGTGGGCCGACTCGACGGCCGGCGTGGAACTCGTCGACCAGGTCGAAGGCGACGGCGTCTACACCCACTACGTCCGCAAGACGGAGTAA
- a CDS encoding DsrE/DsrF/DrsH-like family protein, giving the protein MSTDTPNTTETTTVDPETVAALEDRIDELESQLAAVSDEDGQKKLSIIATKGTLDMAYPPLILASTAAAFGWEVEVFHTFWGLDILHEERSKNLKLSAVGNPSMPMPNAVAALPGMDSMATRMMQKKIADNNTASIEELIQTSLDMGVEFQACQMTIDLMDYDEDDFYDGVTTGVGAATALQFMADADVQLFI; this is encoded by the coding sequence ATGAGCACTGACACGCCGAACACCACAGAGACGACGACGGTCGACCCCGAGACCGTCGCCGCACTCGAAGACCGTATCGACGAACTCGAGAGCCAGCTCGCCGCCGTGAGCGACGAGGACGGACAGAAGAAACTGTCCATCATCGCGACGAAGGGCACCCTCGACATGGCCTACCCGCCGCTCATCCTCGCCAGCACGGCCGCGGCCTTCGGCTGGGAGGTGGAGGTCTTCCACACCTTCTGGGGACTCGACATCCTCCACGAGGAGCGGTCGAAGAACCTCAAGCTGAGCGCCGTCGGCAACCCCAGTATGCCGATGCCGAACGCCGTCGCCGCCCTGCCGGGCATGGACTCGATGGCGACGCGCATGATGCAGAAGAAGATCGCCGACAACAACACCGCCTCCATCGAGGAACTCATTCAGACCTCCCTCGATATGGGCGTGGAGTTCCAGGCCTGTCAGATGACCATCGACCTGATGGACTACGACGAGGACGACTTCTACGACGGCGTCACCACCGGCGTCGGTGCGGCGACGGCCCTGCAGTTCATGGCCGACGCCGACGTCCAACTGTTCATCTGA
- a CDS encoding MBL fold metallo-hydrolase: MTDTLTATDLRDRIDDADFELVDTRLADDFAGWHIDGAVNYPYKPGDDFDPERFKAETGVTEDDTIYTICAKGISSNDFADVLDEHGFDDVTVVSDGMQGWSAVYDVVEIPTASDGIEILQIQRRAKGCLGYLVGDVESREAAVIDASRHTDEFVTAAEERGYTITHVFDTHVHADHVSGGRNLADEVGATYHLGADARDRGVEYAYDALSPNEVVRVGDVDVKALATPGHTSEMVSYLVDGEAVMTGDSLFVGSVGRTELQFGGGGAADGAHLLYRSLHRTLLAEPDSVTVLPGHFALSNDGEATDGTPGEPISATVGELRTGQDLLQVDEETFVSRLTDRLPEKPPNYETVIDVNTGRRRLDDEQEATELELGPNRCAASE; the protein is encoded by the coding sequence ATGACCGACACACTCACCGCGACCGACCTCCGCGACCGCATCGACGACGCTGACTTCGAACTCGTCGACACCCGCCTCGCCGACGACTTCGCCGGCTGGCACATCGACGGGGCCGTCAACTATCCGTACAAGCCCGGCGACGACTTCGACCCCGAGCGGTTCAAAGCCGAGACCGGCGTCACCGAGGACGACACGATCTACACCATCTGCGCGAAGGGCATCTCCTCGAACGACTTCGCGGACGTCCTCGACGAGCACGGCTTCGACGACGTCACGGTCGTCAGCGACGGGATGCAGGGCTGGAGTGCCGTCTACGACGTCGTCGAGATTCCGACCGCGAGCGACGGTATCGAGATTCTCCAGATACAACGGCGCGCGAAAGGCTGTCTCGGCTACCTCGTCGGCGACGTCGAGAGCCGTGAGGCGGCCGTCATCGACGCTTCCCGACACACCGACGAGTTCGTCACCGCGGCCGAAGAGCGCGGCTACACCATCACCCACGTCTTCGACACGCACGTCCACGCCGACCACGTCTCCGGCGGCCGGAACCTCGCCGACGAGGTCGGCGCGACCTACCATCTCGGAGCCGACGCGCGCGACCGCGGCGTCGAGTACGCCTACGACGCGCTCTCGCCGAACGAGGTCGTCCGCGTCGGCGACGTCGACGTGAAGGCACTCGCGACGCCCGGCCACACCTCCGAGATGGTGAGCTATCTCGTCGACGGCGAGGCCGTCATGACCGGTGACTCGCTCTTTGTCGGCAGTGTCGGCCGCACGGAACTCCAGTTCGGCGGCGGCGGCGCGGCCGACGGCGCGCATTTGCTCTACCGGTCGCTCCACCGCACGCTCCTCGCCGAACCCGACAGCGTGACCGTCCTCCCCGGTCACTTCGCGCTCTCGAACGACGGCGAGGCGACCGACGGCACGCCCGGCGAACCCATCTCCGCGACGGTCGGAGAACTCAGGACGGGGCAGGATCTGCTCCAGGTCGACGAGGAGACCTTCGTCTCGCGGCTGACCGACCGCCTGCCGGAGAAGCCGCCGAACTACGAGACGGTCATCGACGTCAACACGGGTCGCCGCCGGCTCGACGACGAACAGGAAGCGACTGAGTTGGAACTCGGGCCGAACCGCTGTGCGGCGAGCGAGTAA
- a CDS encoding zinc ribbon domain-containing protein — protein sequence MGLFSDVGRKFEETKQSLTDTQQPEYVCTSCEELVREDFEYCPHCGEDSVEAAA from the coding sequence ATGGGCCTTTTCAGCGACGTCGGACGGAAGTTCGAGGAGACGAAGCAGTCGCTCACCGATACCCAGCAGCCGGAGTACGTCTGTACTTCCTGTGAGGAACTCGTGAGAGAGGATTTCGAGTACTGTCCTCACTGTGGCGAGGATTCAGTCGAAGCAGCCGCGTAG
- a CDS encoding universal stress protein, with amino-acid sequence MYSKILLPTDGSQTTDAVVDHAAALAGWQDATVHVLYVVDDRAFLTLSDDLVDDVTGELEHEGHEVTETAATLLRQAGVDAVTAVRTGSPSDAILEYADEEGMDLVLMGTRGADFRRNMLGSAAQRVIAHAPVPVMTVALDGKDDEVTPTVEPAGQD; translated from the coding sequence ATGTATTCGAAGATTCTCCTCCCGACCGACGGCAGCCAGACGACCGACGCAGTCGTCGACCACGCGGCCGCCCTCGCCGGCTGGCAGGACGCGACGGTCCACGTCCTCTACGTCGTCGACGACCGTGCCTTCCTGACGCTCAGTGACGACCTCGTCGACGACGTCACTGGCGAACTCGAACACGAAGGCCACGAGGTCACGGAGACGGCGGCGACGCTCCTCCGACAGGCTGGCGTCGACGCGGTCACTGCGGTACGGACGGGCAGCCCGAGCGACGCCATCCTCGAATACGCGGACGAGGAGGGCATGGACCTCGTGTTGATGGGTACTCGCGGTGCGGATTTCCGCCGTAACATGCTCGGTAGCGCGGCCCAGCGCGTCATCGCCCACGCGCCGGTGCCGGTGATGACCGTCGCGCTCGACGGGAAAGACGACGAGGTGACGCCGACCGTCGAGCCAGCGGGACAAGACTGA
- a CDS encoding PfkB family carbohydrate kinase, producing the protein MGTVVSLGSINVDLVSTLDTAALDDLATGREWFPAAGATVRVETLPDEIEALPHEVYLGGKGANQAVAAARADADTTLLGKVGRDETEFGVCDGLRESGVDVERVGRSDDETGKAAVFVDEAGENRIAIVEGANGAVDEGYVAAHDARIRATDCLLLQNEIPVPPVLELLDRLAEIDDGPTVVVDPAPVDGAAPLVRHPAVDVVRPNEYEYVALGDALADFSGTVVQTRGSESVLVENSETFTVSPPPTNPVDTTGAGDTFNGYLAAELARGSSLRAAVEVATVAASMSIESAGAQASIPTLEAVRAYADAVDATETGDTV; encoded by the coding sequence ATGGGAACCGTCGTCAGCCTCGGAAGCATCAACGTCGACCTCGTCTCGACACTGGACACTGCCGCCCTCGACGACCTCGCCACCGGCCGCGAGTGGTTCCCCGCGGCCGGGGCGACCGTCCGAGTCGAGACGCTCCCCGACGAGATCGAAGCCCTCCCGCACGAGGTCTATCTCGGCGGCAAGGGAGCGAACCAAGCCGTCGCGGCCGCCCGCGCCGACGCGGACACGACGCTGCTCGGGAAGGTCGGCCGCGACGAGACCGAGTTCGGCGTCTGCGACGGCTTGCGCGAGAGCGGCGTCGACGTCGAGCGCGTCGGCCGCAGCGACGACGAGACCGGCAAAGCCGCCGTCTTCGTCGACGAAGCCGGGGAAAACCGCATCGCCATCGTCGAGGGTGCAAACGGCGCGGTCGACGAGGGCTACGTCGCGGCCCACGACGCCCGAATCCGCGCCACCGACTGCCTGCTCCTCCAGAACGAGATTCCGGTACCGCCGGTACTCGAACTCCTTGACCGTCTCGCCGAAATCGACGACGGGCCGACTGTCGTCGTCGACCCCGCGCCCGTCGACGGCGCGGCCCCGCTCGTCCGGCATCCCGCGGTCGACGTCGTCCGGCCGAACGAGTACGAGTACGTCGCGCTCGGCGACGCGCTCGCGGACTTCTCGGGGACGGTCGTCCAGACCCGGGGCTCCGAGAGCGTGCTGGTCGAGAACAGCGAGACGTTCACCGTCTCGCCGCCGCCGACGAACCCGGTCGACACGACAGGCGCGGGCGACACCTTCAACGGCTATCTCGCCGCCGAGTTGGCTCGCGGGTCGTCGCTCCGGGCCGCCGTGGAGGTCGCGACCGTGGCCGCCTCGATGAGCATCGAGTCGGCGGGCGCGCAGGCGTCGATTCCGACGCTGGAAGCGGTTCGAGCGTACGCCGACGCGGTCGACGCGACCGAGACCGGCGACACGGTCTGA
- a CDS encoding pyridoxamine 5'-phosphate oxidase family protein, which translates to MKEIEYTYTVGMDDEDVQEVLTNHRTGTLALAADGEAYSIPVAYHYEDGALYFRLGEHPGSEKMRFLDATEQACLVVYDHDPETNTSWSVVVRGPVSRSDEEVPGIAERSAYYVPLRVFDEPIEELDPVLVRLDIDEITGRRTGD; encoded by the coding sequence ATGAAAGAGATCGAGTACACCTACACCGTCGGGATGGACGACGAGGACGTCCAGGAGGTACTGACGAACCACCGGACCGGGACGCTCGCGCTCGCGGCCGACGGCGAGGCGTACAGCATCCCCGTGGCCTACCACTACGAGGACGGCGCGCTCTACTTCCGCCTCGGCGAGCATCCGGGCAGCGAGAAGATGCGGTTTCTCGACGCGACCGAGCAGGCTTGTCTCGTCGTCTACGACCACGACCCCGAGACCAACACCTCGTGGAGCGTTGTCGTCCGTGGGCCGGTGAGCCGCTCCGACGAGGAGGTCCCCGGCATCGCAGAGCGGAGCGCGTACTACGTCCCGCTGCGGGTGTTCGACGAACCGATAGAGGAACTCGACCCCGTGCTCGTCCGCCTCGACATCGACGAGATTACGGGGCGACGTACCGGCGACTAG